One genomic region from Rattus norvegicus strain BN/NHsdMcwi chromosome 10, GRCr8, whole genome shotgun sequence encodes:
- the Ppp1r1b gene encoding protein phosphatase 1 regulatory subunit 1B isoform X1, protein MLHSPVPPSLNPIMFLQTLTIPEPPAHSPSLFPPRLSSLGSRPHCSFPRLRLSRSSWWWWWGVAAFWVTAEGAGRLGIWVKTVRTACEQSTCPARALPAAECCDLRLRTASALGARGRAVQRIAESHLQTISNLSENQASEEEDELGELRELGYPQEDDEEDEDEDEEEDEEEDSQAEVLKGSRGTAGQKLTSGQGLEGPWERPPPLDEPQRDGNSEDQGEGRATQSEPGEEPRHPTPPESGT, encoded by the exons ATGCTACATTCCCCTGTCCCTCCAAGTCTTAACCCAATAATGTTCCTTCAAACCTTGACAATTCCCGAACCCCCAGCCCACAGcccatcccttttccctccccgCCTTTCGTCTTTGGGAAGCCGCCCACACTGTTCCTTTCCTCGGCTGCGTCTGAGCAGGTcttcgtggtggtggtggtggggtgttgCTGCTTTCTGGGTCACCGCAGAGGGAGCTGGGAGATTAGGGATATGGGTCAAGACTGTGAGGACTGCATGTGAACAGTCTACTTGCCCAGCAAGGGCTTTACCGGCTGCAGAGTGCTGTGACCTCAGGCTCAGGACTGCTTCTGCTTTGGGAGCCCGGGGAAGAG CTGTGCAACGCATCGCTGAGTCCCACCTGCAGACCATCAGCAACCTGAGTGAGAACCAGGCCTCGGAGGAAGAGGACGAGTTAGGGGAGCTTCGGGAGCTGGGGTATCCACAAGAGGATGATGAAGAGGATGAGGacgaggatgaagaggaggacgAAGAAGAAGACAGCCAGGCGGAGGTCCTGAAAGGCAGCAGGGGGACTG CGGGGCAGAAGCTTACTTCTGGCCAGGGTCTGGAGGGGCCCTGGGAGCGCCCACCTCCTCTGGATGAGCCCCAGAGAGATGGAAACTCTGAGGACCAAGGGGAAGGCAGAGCAACACAAAGTG AGCCGGGAGAGGAGCCTCGGCACCCTACCCCCCCTGAGTCCGGCACATAA
- the Ppp1r1b gene encoding protein phosphatase 1 regulatory subunit 1B, whose amino-acid sequence MDPKDRKKIQFSVPAPPSQLDPRQVEMIRRRRPTPALLFRVSEHSSPEEESSPHQRTSGEGHHPKSKRPNPCAYTPPSLKAVQRIAESHLQTISNLSENQASEEEDELGELRELGYPQEDDEEDEDEDEEEDEEEDSQAEVLKGSRGTAGQKLTSGQGLEGPWERPPPLDEPQRDGNSEDQGEGRATQSEPGEEPRHPTPPESGT is encoded by the exons ATGGACCCCAAGGACCGCAAGAAGATCCAGTTCTCTGTGCCCGCGCCCCCGAGCCAGCTCGACCCCCGACAGGTGGAGATG ATCCGGCGCCGGAGGCCAACCCCTGCCTTGCTGTTCCGGGTCTCAGAGCATTCCTCGCCAG AGGAGGAGTCCTCTCCGCACCAG AGAACCTCAGGAGAGGGGCACCACCCAAAGTCGAAGAGACCCAACCCCTGTGCCTACACTCCCCCATCACTGAAAG CTGTGCAACGCATCGCTGAGTCCCACCTGCAGACCATCAGCAACCTGAGTGAGAACCAGGCCTCGGAGGAAGAGGACGAGTTAGGGGAGCTTCGGGAGCTGGGGTATCCACAAGAGGATGATGAAGAGGATGAGGacgaggatgaagaggaggacgAAGAAGAAGACAGCCAGGCGGAGGTCCTGAAAGGCAGCAGGGGGACTG CGGGGCAGAAGCTTACTTCTGGCCAGGGTCTGGAGGGGCCCTGGGAGCGCCCACCTCCTCTGGATGAGCCCCAGAGAGATGGAAACTCTGAGGACCAAGGGGAAGGCAGAGCAACACAAAGTG AGCCGGGAGAGGAGCCTCGGCACCCTACCCCCCCTGAGTCCGGCACATAA
- the Ppp1r1b gene encoding protein phosphatase 1 regulatory subunit 1B isoform X2: protein MDPKDRKKIQFSVPAPPSQLDPRQVEMIRRRRPTPALLFRVSEHSSPEEESSPHQRTSGEGHHPKSKRPNPCAYTPPSLKAVQRIAESHLQTISNLSENQASEEEDELGELRELGYPQEDDEEDEDEDEEEDEEEDSQAEVLKGSRGTAGQKLTSGQGLEGPWERPPPLDEPQRDGNSEDQGEGRATQSGELRNVGWGGGEKPLGRARP, encoded by the exons ATGGACCCCAAGGACCGCAAGAAGATCCAGTTCTCTGTGCCCGCGCCCCCGAGCCAGCTCGACCCCCGACAGGTGGAGATG ATCCGGCGCCGGAGGCCAACCCCTGCCTTGCTGTTCCGGGTCTCAGAGCATTCCTCGCCAG AGGAGGAGTCCTCTCCGCACCAG AGAACCTCAGGAGAGGGGCACCACCCAAAGTCGAAGAGACCCAACCCCTGTGCCTACACTCCCCCATCACTGAAAG CTGTGCAACGCATCGCTGAGTCCCACCTGCAGACCATCAGCAACCTGAGTGAGAACCAGGCCTCGGAGGAAGAGGACGAGTTAGGGGAGCTTCGGGAGCTGGGGTATCCACAAGAGGATGATGAAGAGGATGAGGacgaggatgaagaggaggacgAAGAAGAAGACAGCCAGGCGGAGGTCCTGAAAGGCAGCAGGGGGACTG CGGGGCAGAAGCTTACTTCTGGCCAGGGTCTGGAGGGGCCCTGGGAGCGCCCACCTCCTCTGGATGAGCCCCAGAGAGATGGAAACTCTGAGGACCAAGGGGAAGGCAGAGCAACACAAAGTGGTGAGCTTCGGAATgtgggctggggaggtggagagaaaCCTCTGGGCCGAGCCCGGCCTTGA